The following nucleotide sequence is from Juglans microcarpa x Juglans regia isolate MS1-56 chromosome 6D, Jm3101_v1.0, whole genome shotgun sequence.
taaaCACTCCTAAAAAATTAAGCCCAAGTCCATGAGGTACTACAACGAAAAGGGGTTTTTCTGGCTCATTTTATTTTCGGCGAGTAAAATTTCACCAGAAATAGGCCATTTCTACTATTTGCGTGAAAACTTCCGGCAACAGTTAAAAATTGCcgttaaaaatagtttttgtgaCAAATTGTATCGCCACAATAAGTATTATATTGCGGCAGATACTTGCTAAATTGCAATGCAAGTCCAAAGTTGCCGCAGAAAATTTTTATTGCGGCGACATTTTATTGCCGCAAAAGACTTCGCCGAactaattttactttaaaagtCTTATTATAGTGACAAATGAACCGCCGCAataagtttttaataatttattgtttgcattttatttttccctccTTCTTCACCAATCCCCCTCGCGTATGTTGTCGGTTCAACTGCTGTGTCTTCTCCCCTCCTCTCGACACTGGTGACTCTCTCTGAATCTCTTACTCTCCATTAATCTCTCATTGTTTCTCTCTAGGGCTTGGGGTTGGTTGGTTTGTTTCTCTCGTTGTAaacctataattttttcatctctagACTAAGATTTAACGGAATCTAACCAATCGGATGAGTGGAGTGATTAGCATCCTTAGTGTTCTTGTGATTGTTATGTATATGTATTTTGCATAGAGGCTAGTTCCTTgccatgcttatatatatatatatatacatatttattatatgtatgtgtgtgtatgttttGCTCAGATGGTGATTCATCTCTATACTTATGTATACATGTGTTTTTCTTAGAGGGTGATTCATTGTCATTCTTATAAATACATGTGCTTTGCTCATAAGGTGACTCATCACCATTCTAAAATATGTGTGATCTTagctttatttatttgagcttgtgcatgcatattcatcaCACTGTCTCTCATTTTAGTACTGTTATGGGTTTTAACCTGCTAAGATTTCATGAAAATCTTACTGTGGTGGTCCCACATACGGTTTCATTCTTTGGAATCATAGACTTTGATACAAATTTAGCCCAAGAGAGTTATCACGGGTCCTCGACGAAGAAAGACAAGCCCAACCTGAGAAATAGTTACAGAGGCCTGCTTTCATTTAGTTGTTGTATTTTTAATGGTTATTGTAATTAGATGATGAACACTCTATGGTTCGTTATGTTATGATGgtgttattatatttgggatgaagaAGTAGTGACATATTGATACTATTACTGTTAAAATAGTACTTGTGCACTTATCTAGTGCTAATAGATTAGTCTCCAACTAATCCTCTTTACATATTTTCACTATGATTCGCATTAAACAAGTGAGCACAACTGATGCGCACAAAATCTTCACGAGAACGTAAGGGATACAGCTGACTGGCTCGCATCTTAAGCACCATGGTTCCTCGCCAGAAAACTACAAGGGGTGCCATAAAACACCcgaaaaatacgttcgaacgggaaGCACCAGAAGACATCAATGGTTGAGTCAAATCTCTCCCAAAACAAACACCAACGAATCTCCATGTTTCTTTGGTGGCCGAAAAATCATTCAATATGCAGCATTTATCCAAAAATAGAGGTAGAACTTATCTCATTGCAGCAATGAAGGATGACGGCGGGGGCGAGAATGGAGGTGTTGTTAGGATTGTAAATATGCAATTATAAAAACTTGTAAAGATGTATTGGCAATTCGAGGTGCCAAGGCCTCCTGTGCTCTCAATTGAACTGAAAATACCACGATACTTCATTCATTCATCTGCTTGCAAAATAAATAGACTACCAATTAATTGCCCACATTATAGAAATGGTAATAGGCCCACTAACTAACTGACTCCAACTAAGTAACTGACCCACTAATGCTTAACTTACTAACTGACCACGACAAGCCCCTGGCCCATTATAACCCAGTCCACGGACACAATACAATAAGCAAACGACACTGGTTAAGGAACATAATACACATCATTGAAACACAAGGGTCAAAACCCTAAGGCACATAACAGATCCCCTTCCTTAGAAAACCTTGCACTCAAGGTTAGGGTGACGCTATCAGAGATAGATGAGGTCTTCCCACATTGCATCATCTTCTCTCATACTTGTCCATTGCACCAAAACCTCTACCCCTGTTGtatttcatcttcttttaagCCTCCTTTGTAAGATCTTCTCTGGTTCGGGCGTAAGAGCCCCTTCTGGAGTGACGATTGGCAAGGTTGCACACGGTTGAATCCCTTCTCCTAGCTTCTTCTTGAGGCAAGAAATATGGAATATGGGGTAAATCCGTGCCTCACGAGGTAGATCTAGCTCTTATGCCACTTTCCCAACTCTGCAAACCACCCTGAAGGGCACGTAGTATCCCGGCGCGATTTTGAGGTTACGTCGCATGGCCACCGTCATCTACCTGTAGGGTCGTAACCTCAAGTAAACAAAGTCTCCTTCCTCGAACTCCTTGTCCCTTCTTTTTaaatctgcaaaaaaaaaacatttttccttGTGCTTCTTGCAGGTTCTCTCTGATGAGCGAAACGATGAACTCACTGGTCCTTAACTCCTCATCCACATCTTGTACCTTTGTAGATCCCAACTTGTATGGCAACATCCGGGGAGGAGGTTGGCCATACACAACGTCAAAGGGTGAAACCTTTGTTGATGTGTGAACTGAGGTATTGTGTGAGTATTATGCTAGAGGTAACCACTTTGCCCAGTCCTTTGGTCTATCACTTGAAAAACACCTGAGGTAACACTCGAGCACTTTGCTCATGGCCTCTATCTGGCCATCTATTTGGTGATGATATGATGTATTGAGTAAAATTTCAGTTCCACAAATATTGAATAACTCCTTCCAAAAATTGCTAGTAAACACTGGATCTCGATCACTTACAATGATCTGAGGGATCCTATGCAACTTAAATACATTGTCCATAAAAATCCTAGCCACTGTCATTGCTATGTATGGTGTGTAATGGCCATGAAATGTGCGTACTTGCTCAATCTGCCCACTACTACCAAAACCACCAGTTTTACCTCCTGAAAGAGGCGTTCCCTCAATAAAATCTATGCTGATATCTTTCTAGTTTTTTATAGGTATTGGCACGGGATGAAGCAATCCCGCTGGGTGGAGGGTTTCAACCTTGCTCGAACATGTGCTCGAACATCACTTCTTAAGCCAAGTGAGTAAaactcctctttttttctttttttattttttttattctggcTTATGTCTTCTGTACTCCAGTGTGGCCCCCAAATGGACTGATATGAAGATGGTGCAGGATCTGCTGCTGAAAAGGAATCACGGATCTGAGATGTAGCCTCCCTTTGTAAAAAGGGAGCTCATTTCGGATTTGGTAACGAGATTGGTCCAGGGCTCCATGATGGTAGTAGCTTATTAGGTGCTGCAATATGGGGTCCTGTTGGTAAactttattcaactcatctaccGACTGTGCTTGTAATATACTGAGTGCCTAAAATTGCATGGTACCTTTTCTGGTTGTGGTGTTTGGGGCTTGGTTTTTGGTGGAAGGGATTGTGGTGGTTGTGTTTGAGGTTTGGGATGGATATAGGGTTAAATCTGTTGGGTTTTGGTACTAGATACGTGAGAGGGCGTCTGCCACTACATTGGTTTTTCCACTTTTATATTCCACTGCAAACGCATACCCCAGTAATTTGGAAATCTATTTCTGCTGTGCTGGTGTCCAACCCTCTGTTCCAATAGGTATTTAAGTGCCTGTTGGTCAATGCGTACTTTGAAGGACTATCCCAATAAGTAGTGCCCTCATTTCCTCAGTGCCATTACCATAACCAACAACTCTTTTTCATAGGTAGAAAGACTCAAATTTCTCCCTTTAAGAGCTTGACTAGAGTATGCTATAGGCTGCCCTTCCTGCATTAATACTGCTCCCAAAGTTTCTCTTGATGCATCACATTCCACAATAAAAGTTTTAGCAAAATTAGGCATCCTTAGAATATGGGGACTTGCCATGGCCTCTTTGAGTCTATCAAATGCCTCTCGGGCCTTCTCATTTCAAAGAAAAGCATTCTTCCTCCAGAGAGAAGTAAGTAGGGCTGCTATAGCTCCATACCCTTGTACAAATATCCTGTAATACGCAATAAGCCTTAAAAAACCCCTCAATGCCTTGAAGTTTTTAGGAATGGGCCAGTCTTGCATTGTAATAAGTTTCTAGGGATCTACCATTACACCTTCTTTTAAAATGAGATGTCCCAAGTACTACACCTCCCTACTACCAAATATGCATTTTGACCTTTTTGCCAAAAACATTTCAGCCTGTGTAAAACTTATAGCACTCGTGTAAGACGTTGTACATGATCTTGCATAGACTTGCTATAGattaagatatcatcaaagaataCAAGTAAAAACTTCCTCATATATGGCCTAAACACTCCATTCATCAACCCTTGAAAGGTTGAAGGTGCATTTGTAAGCCCGAAGGGCATTACCGAAAATTCATAATACCCTCATGGTTCCTAAAGGCAGTCTTATGGGTGTCATCAGGATTCATTCTTATCTGGTGATATCCCGATCGTAAATCCaacttagaaaatatttcagCCCGCTAACTCATCAAAGCAATTCATCAATGTTAGGAATTGGATACATATATTTAACCGTATCTTTGTTGAGGGCACGATAATCCATGCACATCGCCAGCTCTCATTTGCTTTCCTCACTTGTAACATAGGTGAGGAGTATGGACTTTAACTGattcttatattttcacttCGTAGCATCTCAGCCACCAGCTTTTCTATCTCCTCCTTTTGGTAATACGGATACCTATAAGGCCTTACACATGTCGGTTTGGCCTTATCCTGCAGTTGTGTCTTATGATCAAGAGGGGGTAGACCAGTAGGTTCAGCAAACACTCTCTTGAAACTATCCAAAACTGGTTGTACTTCTGGTGACACTTCAGCCTTTAAATCTTCTATGTTTCCATCCATAATTTGCAACCATAACCCTTTGGCAGTACTCTTTTTGAGCTCTTTAATGTGGTCCTCATCTGCAATACTATTGATAGGTCTTTGGATTCCTTGCAACTTCACAATTTGATTTCCCCACTGAAATCTCATGGTTAGATCAGAAAAATTCCATAGAACTGAGCCCAAGCCTCTTAACCAATCAACACCCAGCACTACATCATACCCTCCAAGGGTTAACAAATAAAGATTAGCTATGAAGATTGGCCACCTAAATTGTTAAGTGGCTATCCTCCCTTGATAGCTTAGCCTTTCTTACTtcatatgaattcataaaactATGAGTCCTTCCTGTGTTAATCAAAACAAGCACTTTTTGATGATTAATTTTCCCTAGCAGCTTTATAGTCTTAGGAGCTAGAGATCCAGCTATAGTATGTAGTGATATACCCAGTAACTCTCCAACTTCTTCCTTCTTGGATCCATTAGATAGCCAAAGCTCCCTCTTCTATTtccacttcctcttcttcttcttcctcaactCCCATACCCTCAAGAAGGAAACTTTTTGGACTATTACATCTATGCCCTGAATGAAACTTTTCATCACAGTAATAGCATAAACATTTCTCCCTTCTCTCCTGCATTTAAGTGGGGGTAATTCTTTTGATGGGAAAGTTTGATTTTCTTGTAGGGTTGGATGGTGGAGCTCTCAGGTTTGGTCTATTAGGTAGTCGAGGTAGTCTGAGGGCTGGTGCAGGCAGTTTGATTTAGGTGTCTGAACTGAGGTTATTGTAAGGTTGGTATCTAGGTAAGTGACCTTGGGTACGCCTCACTACTTCTTTCTCTTGTAATATGGCTAACTCGAAGGCCACTGATAAGGTAGAGGGTTTGAACATGGCtaacaaaaaatagatgaaatggAAAGCAAAGATCTTTAttccttattttttaattttgggttgTATGTCAGTTTCTTATTAAGAAATCACAGAACTTTGTAGCTACAGTTCTGTTCATGAAggttttcccaaaaaaaaaacgaaaaattattctttcttataacaaaaaaatgaaggttttttggaaaaatgaaacGACAATGACATGCTGTAGTGCTTATTCAATTATATCATGGAATCTAAATCACCAAAAAATAGAGTGGGATTAACCTAGTGAATAAGCTGATCATTCACCTGGAAGCTCTTGCTTCATTGGTATCAAGACTCTGCTATGACAACCTCAAGGGTGATGATCCTGGAGTTTTAGGGTAGCACTTTTGGGTGAAGTGGGATTAAATTTTCCTGATGTTCTtatcactttttcagtatatccaaacctatcccacaattttgtgaaataagctcggtcaattatatcagcatttttctcataagtccatttaaagatctacggtagtttgtagttcttgcaaaaatggagttCAAAGGAAACATTTGTGAGGAAAGGCTAACCCCAAAGTGGTATAAGGAACATGGTAGTTACATTCTCTCactagtatatttttaattaaataggcTAATAAGAAATTTACTCAGCAGAATACCTTTCTGTTGATACATGTTCTTGATATGTGTTGTGTGTTGATTGGAGCCATGTAAATATTGGTGCATCTTTCTCTCAATGTGGGTATTTATTTTGGGATCTCGGTCTCTATAGGGATTGAATTGTTGTGTTCTCCTTGAGTCTCTCATATTCAGTCTCATTGCCTTCAGCACTCCGGTCCAACAGTACATGACTCATTGAAGGCTTTCTAGTGGAAGTTTGAACATAGACCAATCGACTGCTTTACAAGCAGAATTATTGCCCAAATCTACCTCCAACCACAGATAAACAATTTTTACATCTGCTTTTGGCATGAAACTCACACGCTGAACAATTACTTGATTCACTTGTATGTAATGTCATCTAGCTACTGTGCAGAACAAATTGTTTTGCAATTATTCTTTTGGATGCCTTCATAATCAGGATATCTATGCTTCTATTGTCAAGGGTCTATTGTCAAGGGATCGAACTTCAAATCCTCCTTTTGCAATGTTAATGTACCTAGGAAAGGAAAGATTAGAAATAAGATTTGTCTAGTAAAATGCTTTAGAGCTCTCACACATGCAAAAGAGACAGCATGGCATCTTATACAGAAGAGGTCGAACTCCTAGACAGTAAGACAGATAGATGAAGATGAAACCATATTCATTAAAATTTCCTCAGTAAAGATGGtttgaaagagagagggaatcAGCAGAGCATTGAGTACAGCAGACCACAACACTCAGGCAGAACAAACACAATCAGTCTGATGACCCAAATCAAAGTAAAGATCTTGGACAACTTTCATGTAACAAACCATACGCTCTATCCCTTTAGAGAAGAAAAGTTGGAAGTTTCTATGAAAACTGCCGTAGTAAGAACTTTTTCTTCTACCAAACTTTAAGTTGAGAAGCACAATCGCAGAAATATAAGATTCGTTCAGGAAGCCCATCACCACAACATAATAGGATCATAAAGCGGAGGAATAAATCCCGAATTAGATGTAAATATCAATGAGTATGAAATTAAATGTTGCGTACTTTGTGAAGGAAATAAGTAGACATAATTTTAGTTTCTTGTTCttcaaaaaatagtaataagCAGAGAGATTTCAGACCTGATGGCTTCAAGTAAAAATCATGCGTGCTTGAACAATTTCATACTGAGCCAATGAAAATATACAGCAACCACAAGGACAGGGAGAGTCAGAGGCACTAAGAAGCAGTAAAACCTATCAAAGcatgaacaaaaagaaaatgaaactccAGCAAATATAAATGACAAAAAAGTTTAATAGACCCAATAATTGAAGTGTTTACATAGGTAATTCAACACAGCAAAATGCACCAAAATTTATGAAACCCAGAACGGCATAAACAAAATGCAGCAATAACTTTTAGCAACTCCAAAACAATCGGATTTTAAGAAACAGTAATcgaaaacaaagaaagcaaactATACGCCAAGAAATACATACCGATCTAAGAAAACCTGTAATTTGTGCCTATTAGCTAGACCTTATAGAATGTAaggagaggagaaagaaagatCAAATTGTAGGAATAAATTGTTTACCAGTCGTTTTGAATGGCAGAGATCAGGGCGTTGTTGGACGAGGAAAGGAGCTTGGACACAACGGCTGCAAAGAGAAAATTGACAAAGAAGACAAAGCCGATTGCAACGAAAAGGTAGCCCCAGAAAAATTCGTCTTTGGAGGAAGTGAGTTGAGAAGAAGTTGATGAAGCAGCAGCAGAAGAGGAGCTCATTGTGTTAGCGAGCATCATTCAGAAACCCAACTCGTTCTCACCCATCTGAAATTTTTGAGaggtgattttataatttaggaTACATACACCAAATTGCTGAAGGGTGGTTTGTTACTTGGCTTGATTGCGCTGAGATCGAAGACGACGGAGGAGGTGTGAAATGAGAAGACTCTCGAACAAGAATTAGGACTGAGAGGAGAGACGATTTCATCTCCGTGTGAGGGCTGAGAGCCTGTGAATGTGCGTGTAAGTGAGCCCGGTTCAGTGTGTTTACTGAATCCGGTCCACACGTCAGGTGTGTTATGGCTGCCGTTAACAGTAGGCTGATGTAGGGCTGGGCAAAATTCCAAAAATTCTGATTCCGCTTGACATCCgatccgattccgactccgacggagtcggagtggtcggatttcggagtcagagttcggagtagctccgaactcagttttggagtcggagtcggagttcggagctctATGGAGCTCCGACTTCCAACTccgaaatttaaaaaaaaaaaacctagatttaaaacgacgtcgttttgcaTCTGgggttttcttaaaagaaaCGACACCACGACGTCATTTTATGGAACGGAGGGGGCCAAAACGCAGGAGCCCCcttcccttcttctttcttccttctcacTTCTCTGTTCTCTCTCGTCTGGCATCTGCGATTCTGCTGCGTCCGCGATCTGCTGCCGTGCTGCATCTCACGTCTCTCTCGTGTCTCGCATCTCCGTTGCCGCcattcgtcgttgctcctccatGCGACTTCAAGCCGAGCTTCAGCATACGGTGAGAGTGACGGGTTCCGAACTTCcgagccctagaattaaatttagtatattaattaattaattttatgtaaacgtctctcactctcttgtgaattgatattttgttgtgatttctatgaattgattttgtaaatttgtagtaaggaaatgtatttaatgaaatgtatgatgtgtttgtaatttgttttgtatgcatgcatagtgtttgataaaatgtgtaagagatgtATAAGAGTCAAGAGATGGGCATAGAGTCAAGCTGGTTCATTTGCGTTGTTTTCTttacatgtaaaacaaataaaaaaagtcattgaAACCACCCAACTGCTGGTAGTGTCTTTATGTCGATGATCATAGTGTGTTGACATGGATGGGTATGAAAAGACTTATTTTCCAAGTTCTGCCAAAATTTATTTGCCTATCACTTCTAATTTGTGTGTGGAAGATTGTACTGAGCGTTTAAAATGGTTTTCACAAAAAGTGCACCATCAATTTTGGTAAGATAGGTGTTGGTAGAATTACCAAGAACAGCCATTTCTTTTACCCTATAGCTGGGTGGACACATTTGTCACTGGTCGTCTCTGGAGCTCATTTTGTATGAGCTTTTAGTTTAATGTTTCTAATTAGTTGACATGGTTGATGACAAGAACGAGAACTTATTGAATCAATCGTTTGTTTCTTACCGTGtcaatttcaaattcttgaTCATTAAGATTCATGTGCAATTGGCTTTGcctatttttagtaaaattattatttactgattaaaaaaaaagcttcatgtgcaatacataataatatttaagaatagatattacccctctctttctcctttcaaacaaattgaaaggaTTGAAGTTTTGCTATTTGGAATTGTCTTAGGTCTAATTCCTATTGCTTTGGCTGGATTATTTGCAActacatatttacaatatagaAGATGAAGTTACTGtaaacttcataaaatttttcaattaaaattaaacgaAATTATGTGACAAGTGAGAGGCCTGTGGCAAATGTGATGACAACGAAGTGGCATAAATATGAAGGTGTGGGTAATTCTTATCACTTATCATAATGGGGTATCGCATAGGATCTCCTTCATAATGTCCTAATGCATAAACTTTTGAGGCCTGAAGTGAGTAGTGTAACCTCTTAACATCGACATTGGAGGAGAGGacattttttagttaaatatgTGTTGCTAGTGGCATAATTCCAAAAAGAAGTAGGAAACATTAGTTGATGTTTTATTCGGCGTTTTCTGAAGTGACGAgattaaaatctcatttggattattagactatttttttttcattattattttttcaacttctttgatTGTGACATGGATCGTCCACAAGGAGATGTAgtggatgccaatgctacaactcctacaccggtgggtacttccacccctataGCCACATCTAGgacagctacatctagagcagctacatctagagcagttacttcttgtgcgagtagtcgactcccactcccagttgatatagaggatgaggatatgttcaacgaagaggaagagatgcctattgagcaagatcaaccaccacggccTTCTAAAAAGAGATCGTAGACATGAGAGCATTttaccaaaattcctggtgatgtTGTGAATCCAGTAGCAAGAtgtcattactgtggatcactttgtggatgccattcgaagaagcaaggtaccaatgtgttaatagcacatctaaatagttgccaacgatataagatagtcAATGGATTGCAAgtcactgatcagaccaacctcagttaccaaacttctacagccactgatgatACACAAagtaagaaattggtcatccttCAAtatagtgagaagatgttgagggatgtgcttgtagagatgataattactgatgagatgccatttaccacagtcgagaaaataggctttcgaaagtttctaaattttgttgagccacgatttcctaTTCCATCatggtatacagtgatgcgagattgtatgaagaggcatgcgaaggacaaggaggagatgaggaagatgtttattactactggccagagagtgtcgtTTACGattgacacatggacttccatacagaacatctactacatgtgtatcacagcacactacattgacagtgagtggattttgcataaaaaaattattggttttaaagaaattgtggatcacaaaggtgcatccattggggcgaagatggatgatagTTTAAAGGACTagggaattcgaaaagtgttgtgtattaCAATTGataatgccagtgcgaatgaaacaacaattgattggtttaagcgaaACACGATGGTGAGAGATGacgtcattcgggcccacgagtttattcacgttcaatgttgtgctcatatcattaacctcatagttgttgaggggttaaaagaggttgatgattccataacccaagtccgcaacattgtacgatatgtggggggttcccctcaaaggcttgccaagtttaaggcaatagcaaaagatcttaagattgaatgttctagtatgctgtgcttggacgttccgactcgatgaaattctacatacatgatgttggatgtggcacagaagtatcaaaaagcattcgagcggatggaggtcgaggatgggggcctgaggtatgctttgttggagccaccAGGACAGGGGCTCagtgcgccggacgcacatgattggaccagtgtgagctactttgttgaatttttaagaactttttatgatataataatgcggctatctggatccaaatatacgactacGAACTCATTCTTCAGCGATCTCTCAGAGCTTCACTTCTAGttgaaaaatagttgtactgactctgctggattgttatctgctatggctacgaggatgaagatcaaatatgataaatattggaggaatattgagaagataaatagattgctacttgtggctgtgatccttgacccccgagttaagttggccgtttgagaattttgggtaaattccatCCTCAGgacagtgaaggctgcagagtttattagattgctaaaaagtgatgttgatgacttatataatcactacagtaatagttgtcagccttcatccgcagctggtagctcctcacattcgaggccgacgggatcgacagtttcctcaggtgatactgacccatctgtaggggttagaggcaatcgtattatacggcAGTATCATCagctcatgtcaacaaggaatattatgcattgtacatctgaggttgaacgatattttatggaagctgtcgaggcacctagtgatgtatttcaattattaacttggtggaaagttaattccaccaagtatccagtcctttcccgtgtggcccgagatgtgctagccattcctgtcactacggttgccttaAAGTTGGCACTTAGCACTAGAGGTcacgtgttggatgcttatcggagttcattgtcaccgtcaaccgtggaggccttcgtttgcacacagaattggataagtgaaacacccattggactagatatcgttggcgttgatgccgagagctataggcttgaatcgggtaagtttatatacttttaaatgatgatttaattatttttaatgtttctaacttctacttttttatgattttatagatctaattgtgaaccctaataTAATTGCCGATGATTGAGAGTATGGAACGGACgccacttgagagttgggatggagttgagagaaccccCTTTATTGGTAagaatcatattatttttttacccttttcaattttttattatcaattttttttcatttattgattgtaactttctatcttcatttcaggcatgaccaatggaacaaaaagtatttgagtgaaatccgtgtttaatttttatgtagttatatttcaaggctgagtcatattgttattacgttataaatgagactgttataacttatggctacatcatacatgttatttactttttaaactatttatgtaGTTATGTCCCGAGCAAAGCCGTgggataagtactctttattttataatttctattagtatttatccatcctctctcaaatatttataatttattatccaactgaaattaatcgaattatacaAATTTGTACCATCATtcttctctatatatacatacatcatCTAAGCTTGTCTCAGCATATGGAGCATACTTGTGGTCTAAAAGTACAACTAGTGATGTGAACAGATTTGAAGGGATAAATTATGCCTATCAAAAGTCTTGAAAAAGCAAGTGTTGCATCAACAACAAGCCTCCATACTCTagtgttgagggaaaaattagttgattggcatattcttgtaaaaatctgtataaaattgagttgtaacaagtgttgaagcagtgtaatatgaaaaagattgaagtgtgctcaacatagCTCAACTGGCACTCGATCAGCGCTTGAGcgaaacccatccagagaggttcgctcgatgtgcgctcgactcagcgctcgagcggaacccataattgtggttcgctcgatgtgcgcttgacgtggcgctcgagcagaactcatacagagtggttcgc
It contains:
- the LOC121235195 gene encoding uncharacterized protein LOC121235195 translates to MMLANTMSSSSAAASSTSSQLTSSKDEFFWGYLFVAIGFVFFVNFLFAAVVSKLLSSSNNALISAIQNDWFYCFLVPLTLPVLVVAVYFHWLSMKLFKHA